The sequence below is a genomic window from Ignavibacteriales bacterium.
TGCTGCAGTATAAGATAAACTTCATTCTGAATTTTGACATCGCGCACAAGTTTGGCAAGAGTTCTCGCTAATTCCGGGACTTCTTTAAATGCGAGTAAGTAATCCTCATTTCCTACTTCCATTTTTTTATACTGTTCACGCAGTTCTTCTATCTTCTTTCTTAAAGCTATAACTGTTTTATCATCTTCTCTGAAATTTGTCTGGGCTAATCCAAGTTCAATTTCACTCTTAATCATTTCCGTTTTTAATTCTGCTGCAGCTTCGATGGCAGCTTTCAATTGCTCGGGAAGAGAAATAGTTTTATGTTCTTTTTGAAAAACCATTAATGCAGTTTCAACTGAATCAAGGTTTGCTTTTGTTAGTGTCAATTGTGATTCAATATAAACTCTTGCACGTTTTGCTTTTGAACTGAGTTTCTCGCGATTAATCTTATCCAGTGCTTCGACAAACGCGTTTGAGATCTTTGCTGATAGATTTTTCTTTTCCTCATTTTCGCCAAAAATCATTGGAATGTATTTCGTTTTCACTTCTACATTAAGTTTTATCAAACCTTCCTTGTTTATTTCTATTTCCAGATCTCCGCTAAGCTGTTGAGCTGCCTTATATAAATTTTCTTCATCATACAAATTCTGTATTCCGAGTTTATTAATTACATAAATGGAAGCTGAACGGCTTCTTAAAATTTCGGCGTAAAGCTGTGATGTTGCACTGTTCAGTCCGCCGGTTAACAAATCAGTAAATCCGGAACCAGAAAGCAGACTGCTCAAACCTCCCATTGAAGAATTTTTTTCAGGCGGAAGAACAGTAACAGGCGCACGATAGGACACGGGATAAATGAAATATAAAATCAGAAATAAAAATATTGTAGTTAAAACCGTAATTTTTAGAATCTGGTTTTTATATTGAATTATTGTGTGAAGCATGTCGTGATATGTCATGATTTACCTCGATGCAACAATGACTGCTATAGTTGCAGCTACGACCGCAGCAACCTGTCCAAGAATTTGTAGTGAAGTTGTAAAGACATCCCAAAATTTAGGTCCTGGTGGATCCTCAGGTATCCAGATAGTATCACCAGGTTCCAGAATTTCAATATCATCTGCATCAATCCATTCGCCCGTTCTTGCTTTAATAATACGCACATCATTTTCAAGTGCGCGCCAGCCGAAACCTCCTGCAAGCTGAATGTAATCTTCTATAGTAAGATTTTCGTGATAGATTAATTTTCCAGGATTTATCACTTGTCCCAACATAATGATATAGTTTTTTGATTCTGGAATGTTGATAACATCTTCCTTTTTTAGAACAACATCTTCAGAAAGATCAGCATTTTCAAATAATGCAACGAAGTCCACAACAACTCTTCCGGTTTTTTGACGAGATTTGGATTTTAAATAATCATATTCATCTTCAGTCATATCAGCACGCGGAATTAATTTTAGTCTTTCAAATTCGGGATCTTCATCAGCAATGCCTTGAGTTCTTGTTAATGTAGCTTCCGTTAATGAAGCTTCTTTCTTGAAACCGCCTGCTTCCTTAATTATATCCGTAAGCGTAGTGCTATCTTTTATTATTTTATAAAACCCGGGATATTTTACAAATCCGTCTATTCTAACATATCTATCTACAAGGTAGTCAGGGATTTCTCTAACAGTTATTAAATCCTGCCTGTTTAATTTCAGGTGATTATTTTTTAGTTCTTCAAAAGAATAGTAATAACTTATTTGTCGTTTCCCATCATCGCTGAATCTCATTACTTCAATTGAATCAATTCTTGCTTTGCTTAACAATCCTCCTGCAAGTTCTAATAAGTTGTAGATTGATTCGCCTTCAACAAATTCATACTTGCCTGGATATTTTATCCTTCCGTATATGGAAACAACTTC
It includes:
- a CDS encoding SLBB domain-containing protein, whose translation is MFISIRGLEEAIFNLVIDQEGFLYIPKAGGIDLNHCTLSMARNKIKNGINKNYRNVEVYISLADFRKIKVSLLGDVEKPSTYTLSANSRLIDLVVISKGLTPTANYRNIKITSRDKNEKYYDLLSFLRYGNKENNPYLKEGDIVLVDRIDEVVSIYGRIKYPGKYEFVEGESIYNLLELAGGLLSKARIDSIEVMRFSDDGKRQISYYYSFEELKNNHLKLNRQDLITVREIPDYLVDRYVRIDGFVKYPGFYKIIKDSTTLTDIIKEAGGFKKEASLTEATLTRTQGIADEDPEFERLKLIPRADMTEDEYDYLKSKSRQKTGRVVVDFVALFENADLSEDVVLKKEDVINIPESKNYIIMLGQVINPGKLIYHENLTIEDYIQLAGGFGWRALENDVRIIKARTGEWIDADDIEILEPGDTIWIPEDPPGPKFWDVFTTSLQILGQVAAVVAATIAVIVASR